In Armatimonadota bacterium, a single genomic region encodes these proteins:
- a CDS encoding DUF4166 domain-containing protein has translation MGKSIYATVMGDEFEKLHPKIQERFGFDSTDRKRAIGRGVMDRVWHGRFYTIPFLMVGTWRNIMFPEQGENVPFTIENWAYVDSLGRETVTELRTFDLGRRRRFDAYMVRDPDRNSVVDRMGTHQHLAVDLKLTVAENGGLRIESDEQRFYEGAIAFKFPMFFSGKAFVYVWFDDEIGRYRIEVEVKSRYWGTLFGFVGVFDVEWEEVDPENIPSHVKPKREESRR, from the coding sequence ATGGGAAAGTCGATCTACGCCACCGTCATGGGTGATGAGTTCGAAAAGCTACATCCTAAGATTCAGGAGCGGTTTGGCTTTGATAGCACGGATCGAAAGCGGGCGATCGGACGTGGGGTCATGGACCGGGTTTGGCACGGCAGGTTCTACACGATCCCGTTCTTAATGGTGGGTACCTGGCGCAACATCATGTTTCCGGAACAGGGCGAAAACGTGCCGTTCACCATTGAGAACTGGGCCTATGTGGATTCGTTGGGCCGTGAAACGGTGACGGAGCTACGCACGTTCGACCTTGGGCGCAGACGGCGATTTGATGCTTACATGGTGCGCGATCCGGATCGGAATTCGGTTGTGGACCGAATGGGAACTCACCAGCACCTGGCGGTTGATCTGAAACTCACCGTTGCCGAAAACGGCGGACTCCGAATTGAGTCAGATGAGCAGCGGTTTTACGAGGGCGCGATTGCCTTCAAGTTCCCAATGTTCTTTTCCGGAAAGGCGTTTGTTTACGTCTGGTTCGACGATGAGATCGGTCGGTACCGGATCGAGGTCGAGGTGAAGAGCCGATACTGGGGAACTCTATTCGGCTTTGTTGGGGTGTTTGACGTCGAGTGGGAAGAGGTCGATCCGGAAAACATTCCGAGCCATGTGAAGCCCAAAAGGGAGGAATCTCGGCGGTGA
- a CDS encoding winged helix-turn-helix domain-containing protein has translation MSHNLDSLKSTNGWTFLTNHTHVLVCLLRDPETRLRDVATQVGITERAVQRIIAELEESNVISREKDGRRNRYTINTQTPLRHPLEQGVTLAEVLSKIV, from the coding sequence ATGTCGCATAATCTTGATTCATTGAAATCCACGAATGGTTGGACATTTTTAACCAATCACACTCACGTCCTGGTGTGCCTCCTTCGCGACCCGGAGACGAGGCTGCGCGACGTGGCGACCCAAGTCGGCATCACTGAACGTGCCGTCCAACGCATCATCGCCGAGCTCGAAGAATCCAATGTGATCTCCCGCGAGAAAGACGGAAGGCGGAACCGCTACACCATCAACACCCAAACTCCGCTAAGGCATCCGCTGGAACAAGGAGTCACGTTGGCAGAAGTGCTCTCAAAAATCGTATAG
- a CDS encoding transposase — MQPEKKYKRREARDIPGHSHMLTFSTRKRSPHLLNEQICLWLAGAISKAGTTQGFTVLAYVFMPDHVHLLIRPSRETYKIADILKSIKQGVSRRALIAGLIQDVLWEPGGGHDRNIFTEEARANAINYIHFNPVRKGLCSDIMEYRWSSARSILLDEAGEIEVDRSW; from the coding sequence ATGCAGCCGGAGAAAAAGTATAAGCGTCGGGAGGCGAGGGACATCCCGGGGCATTCTCATATGCTGACGTTCAGCACTCGGAAGAGGAGTCCGCATCTGTTGAACGAACAGATCTGTCTGTGGCTCGCAGGGGCGATTTCGAAGGCGGGGACTACGCAGGGCTTTACTGTGCTTGCTTATGTGTTTATGCCCGACCATGTCCATTTGCTGATTCGGCCCTCTCGCGAGACTTACAAGATCGCGGACATTCTTAAGTCCATCAAGCAGGGCGTATCTCGCAGGGCGCTGATTGCTGGATTGATCCAAGACGTTCTATGGGAACCGGGCGGCGGCCATGATCGAAACATCTTTACCGAGGAGGCTCGGGCGAATGCTATCAACTACATTCATTTCAATCCCGTTCGGAAAGGGCTTTGCTCTGATATCATGGAGTATCGGTGGTCATCTGCTAGGTCGATTCTTCTCGATGAAGCAGGAGAGATTGAGGTGGATAGGAGTTGGTAG
- a CDS encoding glycosyl hydrolase — MLILASLLGAFLIPQNTDLSANFKNPPASARPHTWWHWMGGNVTKEGITADLEAMKQAGIGGAHIFDAGQGIPNGPIKYNSPEWRELMAFAFQEGKRLGLDMTMHNSSGWSSSGGPWVTKEDAMKKIVISKAIVQGGKKVKMPAPVINQGYYRDLQIVAVPTPDVPNQYRMNELAGLGANPGPRPHIAWPRVEVSDCVQIPLTATEYELPEGDWTILRFGVTLTGALNVASRPTGEGLEVDKLSADSLDRFFAGGLNPLFKTVGKDSSLHTVLIDSYETGYNNWTPKLFEEFKKRRGYDPMPYLPCLAGYSITGSDTTFGFLFDWRKTLSELWAENYSGHFANKLKQQGLQLAIEPYGNGNFDPFTYGKPGGLIMGEYWVGEGQINAAVKVAASVAHVYGKNVVGAEALTASPEQAGWRNQPRQWKAFADRGMTTGVNRIIYHRFAHQPWVSGVNPGMTMGPWGSHVDRTNTIWPYMATWDQYVSRCQYMLQSGTFAADILLFSGEDTPQNYAGEGQNLPEIPAGYDHDYIGLDPLMSLTVKNKKLVLPNGASYAVLALPSSDFMTVKLARKIKQLVQDGATIVGPRPIQTPSLQEVFNKGQVELGEIADELWGIFGVSPSVGKSTGKGQVIWGKTLGEVLGFSNLRQDFVSDAKDISFIHRKIGTTDTYFVASPQPYPRTVTCNFRISSANTKVQLWHPETGRIEDAPVWQKTAHGVSVPVNLDADGSVFVVFSPATAPAKHITETREIVAPETTKPAPTLTILKAIYGDAPTGRVKDVTSILARAVTANTIRIVASNSDLGGDPVPQVVKTLTITYKLGEETKSVTLPENAMFTIGDFPNAGTPPISELQGNTLKVWKNGTFSQTWSTGQKTQHQVKDLPQPIELTGPWQIKFTSTYDPEKTVTYDKLKSWTDDENFDNKYFSGTGTYSKSIQVNKSLLGKGKRLFLDLGDVRELCRVRLNGKPVATLWKSPFRVDITDFAKPGANTLEVDVTNLWTNRLIGDEQFPDDMGWDGAVLKDWPQWFLNHQPRPEPRRKTFTTWRHNFKDTQLLPSGLLGPVMLRPVKEISLPR; from the coding sequence ATGCTCATCCTGGCCAGCCTTCTCGGCGCGTTCCTGATTCCTCAGAACACGGACCTGTCTGCAAACTTCAAAAATCCACCGGCCTCCGCACGGCCGCACACCTGGTGGCACTGGATGGGCGGAAACGTGACCAAAGAAGGCATCACTGCAGACCTAGAAGCTATGAAGCAAGCCGGAATCGGCGGAGCGCACATTTTCGATGCAGGGCAAGGTATTCCGAATGGCCCGATCAAATACAACTCCCCGGAATGGCGCGAACTGATGGCATTCGCGTTCCAAGAAGGCAAGCGGCTGGGGCTCGATATGACAATGCATAACAGCTCGGGCTGGTCTTCCAGCGGAGGTCCCTGGGTCACGAAGGAGGATGCGATGAAGAAAATCGTCATCTCGAAGGCAATTGTACAGGGTGGCAAGAAGGTCAAAATGCCGGCCCCGGTCATCAACCAAGGCTACTACCGCGACTTGCAAATCGTCGCCGTTCCGACGCCTGATGTTCCTAACCAATATCGCATGAACGAGCTTGCTGGGTTGGGAGCTAACCCCGGTCCTCGTCCTCACATCGCCTGGCCCAGAGTCGAGGTTTCCGACTGCGTCCAGATCCCGTTGACAGCCACCGAATACGAACTCCCTGAAGGAGATTGGACTATTCTCAGATTCGGCGTCACGCTGACGGGAGCACTCAACGTCGCAAGCCGTCCAACCGGCGAAGGGCTAGAAGTGGACAAGCTCAGTGCGGATTCTCTCGACCGTTTCTTTGCCGGGGGGCTAAATCCGCTATTCAAGACGGTGGGCAAAGACAGCTCCCTCCACACCGTGCTGATCGACAGCTACGAAACCGGTTACAACAATTGGACTCCAAAGCTCTTCGAAGAGTTCAAAAAGCGAAGAGGTTACGACCCTATGCCTTATCTCCCATGCCTTGCTGGATACTCCATCACCGGATCGGACACTACCTTTGGCTTCCTCTTCGACTGGCGCAAAACGCTCTCCGAACTCTGGGCGGAAAACTACAGCGGCCACTTTGCAAACAAGCTCAAGCAGCAAGGGCTTCAGCTCGCCATCGAACCCTACGGCAACGGAAACTTCGATCCGTTCACCTACGGGAAACCCGGCGGACTCATCATGGGCGAGTACTGGGTCGGCGAAGGACAAATTAACGCCGCCGTCAAAGTCGCCGCCTCGGTCGCCCACGTCTACGGCAAGAACGTTGTCGGTGCCGAAGCCCTCACCGCCAGCCCCGAGCAAGCCGGATGGCGCAACCAGCCCCGCCAATGGAAGGCCTTCGCTGACCGAGGCATGACCACAGGCGTCAACCGAATCATCTACCACCGCTTCGCCCACCAACCCTGGGTCAGCGGCGTCAATCCCGGAATGACTATGGGTCCCTGGGGCTCCCACGTGGACCGAACCAACACAATCTGGCCCTACATGGCAACCTGGGATCAGTACGTTTCCCGCTGCCAATACATGCTTCAAAGCGGCACTTTCGCCGCCGACATCCTCCTGTTCAGCGGTGAAGACACTCCCCAAAACTACGCCGGAGAAGGCCAAAACCTCCCCGAAATCCCCGCCGGCTACGATCACGACTACATCGGCCTCGATCCTCTGATGTCGCTGACCGTCAAGAACAAGAAACTAGTTCTTCCCAACGGAGCAAGCTACGCTGTTCTTGCGCTCCCTAGCTCAGACTTCATGACCGTTAAACTCGCCCGAAAGATCAAGCAATTGGTCCAAGACGGTGCAACCATAGTCGGCCCCCGCCCCATCCAAACCCCGAGTCTCCAGGAAGTCTTCAACAAAGGTCAGGTCGAACTTGGCGAGATTGCCGACGAATTGTGGGGAATATTTGGAGTCTCACCGTCAGTTGGCAAAAGCACCGGAAAAGGGCAAGTCATCTGGGGGAAAACTCTCGGCGAAGTGCTTGGTTTTTCAAACCTCCGTCAAGATTTCGTATCAGATGCCAAAGACATCAGCTTCATCCATCGCAAGATAGGCACTACTGACACCTACTTTGTCGCCTCACCGCAGCCTTACCCGCGAACCGTCACTTGCAACTTCCGAATCAGCTCCGCAAATACTAAAGTCCAACTTTGGCACCCGGAAACTGGCCGAATTGAAGACGCCCCCGTTTGGCAAAAAACCGCCCACGGAGTTTCCGTCCCCGTCAACCTAGATGCCGACGGCTCCGTCTTCGTCGTCTTCTCTCCGGCAACCGCACCGGCCAAACACATCACCGAAACCCGCGAAATCGTCGCCCCAGAAACCACCAAACCCGCCCCGACCCTAACAATTCTCAAAGCCATCTATGGCGACGCACCAACCGGACGAGTTAAAGACGTCACCAGCATCCTCGCCAGGGCCGTTACCGCCAACACTATCCGAATCGTCGCTTCCAACTCCGACCTCGGCGGCGACCCCGTGCCCCAAGTCGTCAAAACCCTCACCATCACCTACAAACTTGGCGAAGAAACAAAAAGCGTCACTCTCCCCGAAAACGCCATGTTCACCATCGGCGACTTCCCCAACGCCGGAACGCCGCCCATTTCCGAACTCCAAGGCAACACATTGAAAGTCTGGAAAAACGGCACCTTCTCCCAGACGTGGTCAACCGGCCAAAAAACTCAACACCAAGTCAAAGACCTTCCCCAACCAATCGAACTCACAGGCCCATGGCAAATCAAGTTCACCTCCACCTATGACCCGGAAAAAACAGTCACCTACGACAAGCTCAAATCCTGGACCGACGACGAGAACTTCGACAACAAATACTTCTCCGGCACAGGAACGTATTCCAAATCGATCCAAGTGAACAAGAGCCTCCTAGGAAAAGGCAAGCGCCTGTTCCTCGACCTCGGGGACGTCCGCGAACTCTGCCGGGTTCGCCTCAACGGCAAGCCCGTCGCCACTCTCTGGAAGTCTCCGTTCCGCGTCGACATCACCGACTTCGCCAAACCCGGCGCAAACACCCTCGAAGTTGACGTCACTAACCTCTGGACCAACCGCCTGATCGGCGACGAACAATTTCCAGACGACATGGGCTGGGACGGCGCGGTTCTCAAAGACTGGCCACAGTGGTTCCTCAACCATCAACCCCGCCCCGAGCCACGCCGAAAAACCTTCACCACCTGGCGACACAACTTCAAAGACACTCAGCTACTACCATCCGGGCTTCTCGGTCCGGTCATGCTCAGACCCGTAAAAGAGATTTCCCTCCCGCGGTAA
- a CDS encoding DUF885 family protein, translated as MLSLIAALAMNPTVTQLIEQYQADLGSLERFYKVEISDERTSRFKKFYQEAEAKLEQQDFDKLEQGGKVDYILFKNHLDRNLAKLDAFQKQIEETKPFLPFATDLIKLGQDQRRSNPIQPQQAAATLAKIETDLPKLRQKLESAKNLDKFAAFRSARFNDQLLRNLAEWYRFYNTYDPQFGWWVTEPYNRTTKALQEFSAFLKERICGLKPGDNSPIVGDPIGRQALLNELKYEMIPYSPEELIEIANKQYAWCETEMKKAAKEMGYDDWHQALEKVKQDYVQPGDQPQMIRDLAEEAIKYVEDNDLVTVPQLAKETWRMTMMPREQQKVSPFFLGGEQIMVSFPTAEMEHQEKLMSLRANNVHFARATVHHELIPGHHLQQFYEARFNPQRQLFYTPFWAEGNALYYEFLFWEMGFPKTPQNKVGMLFWRMHRCARIIFSLSFHLKKMTSEECVNMLVEKVGHERASAEGEVRRSFGGAYSPLYQISYMIGALQLWSLRQELVDSGKMKQKEFHDAVFRENSIPIEMTRALLTDQPLTKDFKSNWRFAH; from the coding sequence ATGCTCTCCCTCATCGCAGCCTTAGCCATGAACCCAACCGTAACCCAGCTCATCGAACAGTACCAAGCCGACCTCGGCAGCCTCGAGCGATTCTACAAAGTCGAAATATCCGACGAACGCACCAGCCGCTTCAAAAAGTTCTACCAAGAAGCAGAGGCGAAGCTAGAACAACAAGACTTCGACAAGCTCGAGCAAGGCGGAAAGGTCGACTACATCCTGTTCAAGAACCACCTCGACCGCAACCTCGCCAAGCTCGACGCCTTCCAAAAGCAAATCGAAGAGACCAAGCCATTCCTTCCGTTTGCAACCGACCTGATCAAACTCGGCCAAGACCAGCGGCGAAGCAACCCCATCCAGCCTCAGCAAGCCGCCGCAACCCTCGCCAAAATCGAAACCGATCTGCCGAAGCTTCGCCAAAAACTAGAAAGCGCCAAGAATCTGGACAAGTTCGCCGCCTTCCGCAGCGCCCGCTTCAACGACCAGCTCCTCCGAAACCTCGCCGAGTGGTACCGGTTCTACAACACCTACGACCCCCAATTCGGCTGGTGGGTCACCGAGCCATACAACCGCACCACCAAAGCCCTCCAAGAGTTCAGCGCCTTCCTTAAAGAGCGAATCTGCGGCCTAAAACCCGGCGACAACAGCCCCATCGTCGGCGACCCAATCGGCCGCCAAGCCCTCCTCAACGAGCTCAAATACGAGATGATCCCCTACTCCCCCGAGGAGCTGATTGAGATCGCGAACAAGCAGTACGCCTGGTGCGAAACCGAGATGAAAAAAGCTGCCAAAGAGATGGGCTACGACGACTGGCACCAAGCCCTCGAAAAGGTCAAACAAGACTACGTCCAACCCGGCGACCAGCCCCAAATGATCCGCGACCTCGCCGAAGAAGCCATCAAATACGTCGAAGACAACGACCTCGTCACCGTCCCCCAACTCGCCAAAGAAACCTGGCGAATGACCATGATGCCCCGCGAACAGCAAAAGGTCAGCCCCTTCTTCCTCGGCGGCGAACAGATCATGGTCAGCTTCCCCACCGCCGAAATGGAGCACCAAGAAAAGCTCATGAGCCTGCGCGCCAACAACGTCCACTTCGCCCGCGCAACCGTTCACCACGAGCTCATCCCCGGCCACCACCTCCAGCAGTTTTACGAAGCCCGCTTCAACCCCCAGCGCCAGCTCTTCTACACCCCCTTCTGGGCCGAAGGCAACGCCCTCTACTACGAATTCCTCTTCTGGGAAATGGGCTTCCCCAAGACTCCTCAAAACAAAGTCGGAATGCTCTTCTGGCGCATGCACCGCTGCGCCCGAATCATCTTCTCCCTCAGCTTCCACCTCAAGAAGATGACCTCGGAAGAGTGCGTCAACATGCTGGTCGAAAAAGTCGGCCACGAACGCGCCTCCGCCGAAGGCGAAGTCCGCCGCTCATTCGGCGGCGCCTACTCGCCCCTCTACCAAATCAGCTACATGATCGGCGCCCTCCAACTCTGGTCCCTCCGGCAGGAGCTGGTCGATAGCGGAAAGATGAAGCAGAAGGAGTTCCACGACGCCGTCTTCCGAGAGAACAGCATCCCCATCGAAATGACCCGGGCGCTGCTGACGGATCAGCCGTTAACGAAGGACTTCAAGTCAAACTGGAGGTTCGCGCACTAA
- a CDS encoding NADP-dependent isocitrate dehydrogenase: MQIVKDSTMTSQTSSSGSVKTAITVAYGDGIGPEIMAATLNVLEQAGAAIEPEVIEIGEAVYKSGFTSGIKPEAWDSLRSTKVFLKAPITTPQGGGYKSLNVTIRKTLGLYSNVRPCVTYAPFAGKSGPGMNIVIIRENEEDLYAGIEHRQTEEVYQCLKLVSRSGCERIVRYAFEYARANGRKKVTCMSKDNIMKLTDGLFHRIFDEIGAEYPEMEKEHWIIDIGMARLATQPENFDVIVTLNLYGDIISDIAAEVAGSVGLAGSANIGQHCAMFEAIHGSAPLLSGLNAANPSGLLLAAVMMLVHIGQPEVAERIHNAWLKTIEDGIHTSDIYQKGISAQLVGTKEFGEAVVARLGQLPTKLEVVRYGDAKPMKLGVRPVTPSVKETVGTDVFVQWNGTPDELGEKLMPCGGDLELAMITCRGVKVWPQGFAETTLVDHFRCRFMARAGQTLTGTEIISLLGRVVEAGFEVIKHENLCTFDGVAGYSLGQGQ, from the coding sequence ATGCAAATCGTTAAGGATTCTACCATGACTTCTCAGACATCCTCTTCTGGTTCAGTGAAGACCGCGATCACAGTCGCTTACGGCGACGGAATCGGGCCGGAAATCATGGCGGCGACGCTCAACGTGTTGGAGCAAGCTGGTGCTGCGATTGAGCCGGAAGTGATCGAGATTGGTGAAGCCGTTTATAAGTCGGGCTTCACTTCGGGCATCAAGCCCGAAGCTTGGGATTCATTGCGAAGCACGAAGGTTTTCTTGAAGGCACCCATCACGACTCCGCAGGGCGGCGGCTACAAGAGCCTGAACGTGACCATTCGTAAGACGCTTGGTTTGTATTCAAACGTTCGACCCTGTGTTACCTACGCTCCGTTTGCGGGCAAGTCGGGGCCTGGGATGAACATCGTGATCATCCGCGAGAACGAAGAGGATCTGTACGCAGGTATCGAGCATCGGCAAACTGAGGAGGTTTATCAGTGCTTGAAGCTCGTGAGTCGGTCGGGCTGCGAGCGAATTGTTCGATACGCGTTCGAGTACGCCAGGGCTAACGGTCGCAAGAAAGTCACTTGCATGAGCAAGGACAACATCATGAAACTGACCGATGGCTTGTTCCACCGGATCTTTGATGAAATCGGAGCGGAGTACCCGGAGATGGAGAAGGAGCACTGGATCATCGACATCGGAATGGCTCGGCTCGCGACTCAACCGGAAAACTTTGATGTGATCGTGACCTTAAACCTTTACGGCGACATCATCAGTGACATCGCGGCAGAGGTCGCTGGCTCGGTTGGCCTCGCTGGTTCGGCTAACATCGGTCAGCATTGCGCCATGTTCGAAGCGATCCACGGTAGCGCACCTCTGCTGTCCGGGTTGAATGCGGCGAACCCCTCGGGTCTGCTGTTGGCGGCGGTAATGATGCTGGTTCACATCGGTCAGCCGGAAGTTGCCGAGCGCATTCACAACGCTTGGCTGAAGACGATTGAGGACGGAATCCACACGAGCGACATCTACCAGAAGGGTATCAGCGCACAGTTGGTCGGAACTAAAGAGTTCGGCGAGGCAGTTGTTGCTCGGCTCGGGCAGTTGCCTACTAAGCTTGAGGTGGTTCGGTATGGCGATGCTAAGCCAATGAAGCTCGGTGTGCGCCCGGTTACTCCTTCGGTGAAGGAGACGGTTGGGACGGACGTGTTCGTCCAGTGGAACGGAACTCCGGATGAGCTAGGCGAGAAATTGATGCCTTGTGGGGGCGACTTGGAGCTCGCGATGATCACTTGCCGGGGCGTCAAGGTGTGGCCTCAGGGCTTTGCCGAGACGACGCTGGTTGATCACTTCCGGTGCCGGTTCATGGCTCGGGCGGGACAAACATTAACCGGAACCGAGATTATTTCCCTTCTCGGAAGGGTTGTTGAGGCCGGGTTTGAGGTCATCAAGCACGAAAACCTTTGCACTTTTGACGGTGTCGCCGGATACTCGCTCGGACAGGGTCAATAA
- a CDS encoding family 78 glycoside hydrolase catalytic domain, with the protein MLASICALTAVGTTMRKVLTIEPVELRCEGRVNPLGIDSSAPRLSWVLQSKPGVRNANQVAYQILVASSPKLLQRGQGDLWDSRRVESSQQNNVPYRGKTLRTGQECFWRVQIWGSDGAIASSKPSRWEMGMMSLHEWQAKWISDGKLAPTTEADFYADSPAPLLRKEFGLSKEVARARLLVSGLGYYEASLNGEKVGDHVLDPGWTRVEDRVLYSVFDVTKQLVKGQNCLGVMLGDGWYNPLPLRLFGRFNLRESLTIGRPRVIAQLNVDFKDGSSQVVTTDESWRVGEGPILRNNVYLGEVYDARREQAGWNKADFDDANWRAASPAADPIGRLVSQSQPPIRVTSTWTAVKVSNPKPGVYVYDMGVNFAGWVRLKTEIDAGTRVTLRYGELLYKDGMLNPMTSVAGQIKYKRKETGESVGGPGAPEVAVQADTFIAKGGKETYTPKFTFHGFRYVEITGLPSALPLSAVTAMRLNSDVEGVGEFQCSNSMLNEVQAMCRRTFLSNIFSVQSDCPHREKLGYGGDIVATSEALMANYDMSRFYAKAVRDWSDSAQPDGMFTDTAPSMGIQYCGLVWAMAPVLLADQLYQYYGDREIGEMEYSAAKKWMDLVEARYPSGIVTDGLSDHEGLTDTPPGPFVTPHYYQTASLMAKTAARIGKAEDRRHFLALAKKIQRAFLEQFFDATTGKVGTGTQTSQAIGLYTGIIPESDRERVIAYLINEIHKAKDHLTTGILGTKYMFQVLSDAGHTELAYKIATQPDFPGWGWMLKNGASTLWEHWEFSDNTFSHNHPMFGSVSQWMMNWLGGIQPAPDAVGFDKIVIRPQVPEGVDWVKSSYRSVRGKIVSNWRRVGESIRFEIVIPPNCSAQVVLPLGSDDPISLGGTGKPVEGIKQVSNGRAEFALGSGRYEFKLK; encoded by the coding sequence ATGTTGGCTTCGATATGCGCTTTAACGGCAGTGGGGACGACGATGAGAAAAGTGCTGACGATCGAGCCGGTAGAGTTGCGTTGTGAAGGTCGAGTCAATCCTCTTGGAATCGACAGCTCGGCCCCTCGCCTAAGTTGGGTTTTGCAGTCAAAACCGGGGGTCCGAAATGCCAACCAAGTCGCCTACCAAATCCTGGTAGCAAGCTCACCAAAACTGTTGCAACGCGGTCAGGGTGACCTTTGGGATAGCCGGCGAGTTGAGAGCAGTCAGCAGAACAATGTCCCTTATCGGGGCAAGACTCTTCGGACGGGCCAAGAGTGCTTTTGGAGAGTGCAAATCTGGGGTTCCGATGGAGCCATAGCCTCAAGCAAGCCATCGAGGTGGGAAATGGGGATGATGTCTCTGCACGAGTGGCAAGCCAAGTGGATCTCCGACGGGAAACTTGCTCCGACGACAGAAGCTGACTTCTACGCGGATAGCCCCGCGCCGCTGTTGAGGAAAGAGTTTGGGTTGTCCAAAGAAGTTGCGAGAGCAAGATTGCTGGTTTCTGGGCTTGGCTACTACGAGGCATCGTTGAACGGCGAGAAGGTCGGAGATCACGTGCTCGACCCAGGCTGGACGCGGGTTGAGGATCGAGTTCTTTACAGTGTTTTCGACGTCACAAAGCAACTTGTGAAGGGTCAGAACTGCCTCGGCGTGATGCTTGGCGATGGCTGGTACAACCCACTTCCGTTGCGACTGTTTGGCAGGTTCAACCTACGAGAAAGCTTGACGATTGGGCGACCAAGGGTGATAGCCCAGCTTAACGTTGATTTCAAAGATGGCTCCAGCCAAGTCGTGACTACCGACGAAAGCTGGCGAGTAGGAGAAGGGCCGATTCTTCGAAACAACGTCTATCTTGGCGAAGTTTATGATGCACGTAGAGAGCAAGCAGGCTGGAACAAAGCGGACTTTGATGACGCCAACTGGCGTGCAGCCAGCCCTGCGGCTGACCCAATCGGCCGGTTAGTCTCACAATCTCAACCTCCAATTCGGGTCACCTCGACTTGGACTGCAGTTAAGGTAAGCAATCCAAAACCCGGAGTCTATGTTTACGACATGGGTGTCAACTTTGCGGGCTGGGTGCGGCTGAAAACCGAGATTGACGCGGGAACGAGAGTCACTCTTCGCTACGGAGAACTGCTTTACAAAGACGGAATGCTGAACCCCATGACAAGCGTCGCGGGGCAGATCAAGTACAAGCGCAAGGAAACCGGGGAAAGCGTCGGTGGACCCGGTGCTCCAGAGGTGGCGGTGCAAGCGGATACGTTTATCGCCAAGGGCGGAAAGGAAACGTACACTCCAAAGTTCACCTTCCATGGTTTCCGCTATGTCGAGATTACGGGACTGCCCAGTGCGTTGCCGTTAAGTGCAGTCACCGCGATGAGGCTCAACTCGGATGTCGAAGGTGTCGGCGAGTTTCAGTGCTCAAATTCGATGCTGAATGAGGTTCAGGCGATGTGCCGACGGACGTTTTTGTCGAACATCTTCAGCGTTCAGTCGGACTGTCCGCACCGTGAGAAGCTCGGCTACGGCGGAGATATCGTCGCGACCAGCGAGGCGCTTATGGCGAACTATGATATGTCACGGTTCTACGCCAAGGCGGTTCGGGACTGGTCGGATAGTGCGCAGCCCGATGGAATGTTCACGGACACTGCCCCCTCCATGGGGATTCAGTACTGCGGTCTCGTCTGGGCGATGGCTCCAGTTCTGCTGGCGGATCAGCTTTATCAGTACTACGGCGATCGCGAGATCGGCGAAATGGAGTATTCGGCGGCAAAGAAGTGGATGGACCTAGTGGAGGCAAGGTATCCGAGCGGCATTGTGACGGATGGTCTCAGCGACCACGAAGGTTTAACTGATACCCCTCCTGGACCCTTCGTCACGCCGCACTACTATCAAACAGCAAGCCTCATGGCAAAGACGGCGGCCCGAATCGGAAAAGCCGAAGATCGGCGGCACTTCCTAGCCTTGGCAAAGAAGATCCAGCGAGCATTTCTGGAACAGTTCTTCGACGCAACTACTGGAAAGGTTGGGACAGGAACTCAGACGAGCCAGGCCATCGGCCTCTACACGGGGATCATCCCGGAATCTGACCGAGAACGAGTCATTGCTTATCTTATCAACGAGATCCATAAGGCGAAGGATCACCTTACGACGGGGATTCTGGGGACGAAGTACATGTTTCAGGTTCTTTCGGACGCTGGGCACACGGAGCTGGCGTACAAGATCGCAACTCAACCCGACTTCCCGGGCTGGGGATGGATGCTCAAAAACGGAGCTTCGACCCTTTGGGAGCACTGGGAGTTTAGCGACAATACGTTTTCCCACAATCACCCGATGTTCGGCTCCGTGAGCCAGTGGATGATGAACTGGCTGGGCGGCATTCAGCCGGCCCCGGACGCCGTGGGGTTCGACAAGATTGTGATTCGCCCGCAGGTTCCCGAAGGCGTGGATTGGGTGAAATCGAGCTACCGATCGGTGCGAGGGAAGATTGTGAGTAACTGGAGGCGGGTTGGGGAATCGATTCGGTTTGAGATTGTGATTCCCCCCAACTGTTCAGCGCAGGTGGTTTTGCCTTTGGGTTCCGATGATCCTATTTCGTTGGGCGGAACCGGTAAGCCAGTCGAAGGTATCAAGCAGGTTTCAAATGGGCGGGCCGAGTTTGCACTCGGCTCGGGTCGTTACGAATTTAAGTTGAAGTAG